Proteins found in one Arachis stenosperma cultivar V10309 chromosome 8, arast.V10309.gnm1.PFL2, whole genome shotgun sequence genomic segment:
- the LOC130943489 gene encoding dnaJ protein homolog, whose product MFGRAPKKSDNTKYYEILGVSKEASQDDLKKAYKKAAIKNHPDKGGDPEKFKELAHAYEVLSDPEKREIYDQYGEDALKEGMGGGGGGHDPFDIFQSFFGGSPFGSGGGGSRGRRQRRGEDVVHPLKVSLEDLYLGTSKKLSLSRNVLCSKCNGKGSKSGASMTCAGCQGTGMKVSIRHLGPSMIQQMQHPCNECKGTGETINEKDRCPQCKGEKVVQEKKVLEVHVEKGMQNGQKITFPGEADEAPDTVTGDIVFVLQQKEHPKFKRRDEDLFVEHSLSLTEALCGFKFVLTHLDGRQLLIKSNPGEVIKPDSYKAINDEGMPMYQRPFMKGKLYIHFSVEFPESLIPDQVKALEAVLPPKPTSQLTDMELDECEETTLHDVNMEEEMRRRQQAQQEAYDEDDDMHGGHQRVQCAQQ is encoded by the exons ATGTTTGGGAGGGCGCCAAAGAAGAGCGATAACACCAAGTACTATGAGATCCTCGGAGTATCGAAGGAGGCTTCGCAGGACGATTTGAAGAAGGCTTACAAGAAAGCCGCCATCAAGAATCATCCTGACAAAGGAGGCGATCCTGAGAAG TTTAAAGAGCTGGCACATGCTTATGAGGTGCTGAGTGACCCGGAGAAGCGTGAGATTTATGATCAATATGGTGAAGACGCACTTAAGGAAGGAAtgggtggtggtggtggcggcCATGATCCATTTGATATCTTCCAGTCTTTCTTCGGGGGAAGTCCATTTGGCTCCG GTGGTGGCGGCAGTAGAGGACGGAGGCAGAGACGCGGCGAAGATGTGGTTCACCCCCTGAAGGTCTCTTTGGAGGACCTTTACCTTGGGACTTCCAAGAAGCTTTCTCTTTCACGGAATGTCTTGTGTTCTAAATGCAACGG GAAAGGGTCGAAATCTGGAGCTTCAATGACATGTGCTGGCTGTCAAGGTACTGGTATGAAGGTTTCCATTAGGCACCTTGGTCCCTCTATGATTCAGCAAATGCAGCATCCTTGCAATGAATGCAAGGGTACTGGAGAAACAATCAATGAGAAAGACCGGTGCCCACAATGCAAGGGCGAGAAAGTCGTCCAAGAGAAGAAAGTGCTTGAGGTCCATGTGGAGAAGGGAATGCAGAACGGGCAGAAGATTACATTCCCTGGTGAAGCTGATGAAGCA CCCGATACAGTCACTGGAGATATTGTCTTTGTCCTTCAACAGAAGGAACATCCCAAGTTCAAGAGAAGGGATGAAGACCTCTTTGTGGAGCACTCGCTGTCCCTGACTGAGGCTTTGTGTGGCTTTAAGTTTGTGCTCACTCACTTGGATGGGCGGCAACTTCTCATCAAGTCAAATCCTGGAGAAGTTATTAAGCCTG ATTCTTACAAGGCAATAAACGATGAGGGAATGCCAATGTACCAGAGGCCCTTCATGAAGGGGAAGCTTTACATTCACTTCTCGGTAGAATTTCCTGAATCTCTGATCCCTGATCAGGTGAAAGCTTTGGAAGCTGTTCTGCCACCAAAACCTACTTCACAGTTGACTGACATGGAGCTGGACGAGTGCGAGGAGACCACACTGCACGATGTGAACATGGAGGAAGAGATGAGGAGGAGGCAACAGGCTCAGCAGGAGGCATACGACGAGGACGATGATATGCACGGTGGTCATCAGAGAGTACAGTGCGCTCAGCAGTGA